A DNA window from Macadamia integrifolia cultivar HAES 741 chromosome 4, SCU_Mint_v3, whole genome shotgun sequence contains the following coding sequences:
- the LOC122076767 gene encoding PITH domain-containing protein 1 isoform X1: MACLHDHNCEDHDCSSDWSLYKHIDLPKVSALNEAVSGSVKSVFKAWEQRLDSSMQGYLESNEGDPELLVFIPFTSDVKIKSISVVGGADGTSPSKMRAFLNRDGIDFSDAQSMQPVQEWDLVENFQGLLEFQTRYSRFQGVGNLTLHFPENFGAETTQIHYIGLRGEATQLKRDVVATIVYELMPNPSDHKTRAESGGGLSHWSEQ; this comes from the exons atggCCTGCCTTCACGATCACAACTGCGAGGACCACGATTGTTCTTCCGATTGGTCTCTGTACAAGCACATAGACCTCCCTAAG GTGTCGGCTTTGAATGAAGCCGTATCAGGAAGTGTAAAGTCAGTTTTTAAAGCTTGGGAGCAACGTCTGGATTCCTCCATG CAGGGCTATTTGGAAAGCAATGAAGGTGACCCGGAGTTACTTGTTTTTATCCC GTTTACTTCCGATGTTAAGATTAAGAGTATTTCAGTTGTTGGTGGTGCTGATGGGACAAGTCCTTCAAAAATGAGAGC GTTCCTTAATCGAGATGGTATCGACTTCTCAGATGCTCAGTCTATGCAACCTGTTCAG GAGTGGGACTTGgtagaaaattttcaaggaTTGTTGGAATTCCAAACGAG ATATTCTAGATTTCAAGGTGTAGGCAATCTCACTTTGCATTTCCCTGAAAATTTTGGTGCTGAGACAACTCAGATACACTATATTGGCTTGCGCGGTGAAGCCACTCAG TTAAAGAGGGATGTTGTTGCAACAATTGTTTATGAACTTATGCCTAACCCATCAGATCACAA GACGCGGGCTGAGAGTGGCGGGGGCCTTTCGCACTGGAGTGAACAGTAA
- the LOC122076767 gene encoding PITH domain-containing protein 1 isoform X2, with protein sequence MACLHDHNCEDHDCSSDWSLYKHIDLPKVSALNEAVSGSVKSVFKAWEQRLDSSMGYLESNEGDPELLVFIPFTSDVKIKSISVVGGADGTSPSKMRAFLNRDGIDFSDAQSMQPVQEWDLVENFQGLLEFQTRYSRFQGVGNLTLHFPENFGAETTQIHYIGLRGEATQLKRDVVATIVYELMPNPSDHKTRAESGGGLSHWSEQ encoded by the exons atggCCTGCCTTCACGATCACAACTGCGAGGACCACGATTGTTCTTCCGATTGGTCTCTGTACAAGCACATAGACCTCCCTAAG GTGTCGGCTTTGAATGAAGCCGTATCAGGAAGTGTAAAGTCAGTTTTTAAAGCTTGGGAGCAACGTCTGGATTCCTCCATG GGCTATTTGGAAAGCAATGAAGGTGACCCGGAGTTACTTGTTTTTATCCC GTTTACTTCCGATGTTAAGATTAAGAGTATTTCAGTTGTTGGTGGTGCTGATGGGACAAGTCCTTCAAAAATGAGAGC GTTCCTTAATCGAGATGGTATCGACTTCTCAGATGCTCAGTCTATGCAACCTGTTCAG GAGTGGGACTTGgtagaaaattttcaaggaTTGTTGGAATTCCAAACGAG ATATTCTAGATTTCAAGGTGTAGGCAATCTCACTTTGCATTTCCCTGAAAATTTTGGTGCTGAGACAACTCAGATACACTATATTGGCTTGCGCGGTGAAGCCACTCAG TTAAAGAGGGATGTTGTTGCAACAATTGTTTATGAACTTATGCCTAACCCATCAGATCACAA GACGCGGGCTGAGAGTGGCGGGGGCCTTTCGCACTGGAGTGAACAGTAA